The sequence TTGCTTGGATTGGGATGTGATGAGATCGATGAACTAATGGTCTATGTAAACATTGAACATGGGATATGCAAAGTTGATCGGATAGGAGCAAGAAGAACATACCTAGTCTTGTTGTATCATTCCGTTCAACGGGTTGTGGGCAGCCCGGACGCCGCCGGTGCCCGTGCTTCTCCATGCCAAAACGAGATGCAGATGAGTGACAgacgtccaccaccaccaccagcgacGAGGGGGGAGAGTGCAGGAAATCGTTTCAGCACCACCTGGGGTCTGCGAGAAATCATCCACCGTGTCAAGCGGAGAGTCCTCCTCCCATGGCGGCGACTGCGGAGCTCACCTGATCCCGACCACGCTCGTGATTGTGAATCCTCTAGTCCCCTCGCTCTCCTCTTTAGCTTGCGGGACGTTTCCTCCTCCGACGCCCCTCTTTTTCAGTGTATTATACACAGTTCATTGCATgttatatataaaaatgttcatcgtatatttaagaaaatgttcaccctACATTAAGAAAGTGCTCAacttattttaaaaaatgttcattgtgtatttcaAAGTCATTCAACATATATttagaaatgttaatgtttatTTAAATATTGTTCAGCGTATATCACAAAATATGTTCAATGCGTATTTAAATATTTGTTTAGCATATGTTACAAAGTGTTCACTGTGTACTTAAAAATTGTTCGGCGTATATcacaaaatgttcaatgtatatttaaaaaaatcatcatttgaaatttcaaacatttttttcAATAATTTTTCACGTTTTTTAAAGTTTGATCGAATTTCTAAATTTGTTGCACGCAAAAAAAAAAATTATGTCCCGCTAACTGGGCCGAACCTGGGCCCCACATGCTAATACACACTACTCTACCCTAAAAAAAAGCATACATATATCCCTTCTGTTCTGTTCTGTTCCTTCCTGCCCGGCGAAATCACGGAAGCCGCTAACGGCAGCCGAGGAGGGTGGGGGAAAGAGCAGCAGGAAATCATTTCGTCACCAGCTCTTGGGGCCTGCGGGAAATCTTCCACCGCGTCAAGCGGAGAGCCCTCCTCCTCCCATGGCGGCGGCCGCCTGATCCTGATCGCGCCCGTGATTGTGAGTCCTCCACTCCCCTCGGTCTCCTCTTTTGCTTGCGGGCTGTTTCCTCCTCCGACGCCCCTCTCGTCCGCGCCCCTTCCATCTGTAActgcagcggcggctagggtttctggcTGCTTGCCCTGAGTTGAGGGATTGAGGCGCCGGAGGGAGGGCGCATGATTGTTCCTTGGATTTGACAGTGCTCTGCAGTTCGGGTACATGAGAGATGACGATAACATTAGAgtatttttcttttctctttcgACCGCAAGATTACGCTTTTGGTAATTGATAACATTGTTTCAGCGTGGAGACGGAAGAAGCGGATtttttttctagtcaaaattttggacGCTGCAACAGAGCAGAAGTTTTTAGATGCCGTCAGTACCTTCTTTTTTAGATGGCGCATTGGCTGGTAAATAGATATTTGGAAGCGATACAAACATGGATATGTTTCATCTTCTTTCTTTGCCGACAAAATAATTTTAATGACCGTTTTCTGTCTAGTAATTTTTCAAGTCAAACTCCAAGCAGTATGCCCTGTATCATTTTTCTGTTTGCGGGACTGCATCGTTAATTGGAATGTGTGTTTGCAGAGTGGTTTGGTTGTTCAGCTGCCCCAGCATCGCGTGCTCGCGATGGTTGCTGAAGAGCCCGAAGCAAAGAAGCAAATAAATGAGGAATGCATCATAAACCGCCTCCCAGGAGACCTCATTGAGCGGATATTTTTTAGGCTTCCAGTGAGCACTTTGTTGACGTGCCGTGGCGTCTGCAAGCAGTGGCAGAACTTCATCCGGGACCCACAGTTTGCCGCATCACACCTCCGGCTTGCACCCAGTTATGCTCTTCTGTTCTTCCCGCAAGGTTTGGTTTCCGGCGAGCTCTACCCAAGTGATGCTATCCTAATTGACGAAGCCTGGTCACCGTCGACATATGCAGTGCCAGTGATTGGTCCTGATGATTTCCTTTTCGGCTCATGCAATGGCCTTCTTGGGTCATACACAAAGACATCAACGATCAAGATAGCTAACCTTGCAACTGGTGAATATCTACATCTTGAGAAACCTTCCAAGAATGTGAAAGGTGATCACTATTGTTTCTACAGCTTTGGGTTTCATCCCGTGACAAAAGAATACAAGATCACACACTTCCTTGGTGACTGCATTGATGGTCGCCCCCATAATAAAGACAGGTTCAACATCATTCAAGTTTACACGCTTGGTGATGAGAAATGGAAAGATATCCGCACTCCAGAACCTCTTAGCTTGATCAGTGTGAGAAACTCTGGAGTTGTCAATGTTGATGGCAGAATGTATTGGTTAACTGAAGACATGCTAGTTAGCTGGCAGCATGCAGTTATTTCCTTTGATCTCAGGGAAGAAAGTTTTGCGATGATACAACTGCCGGCAGAGCGTGAAGATGAGGATCGTTATGGTCCTCGTAAGTTCTGGATCAGAGAAATGCATGGGAAAATATGCATAGTAACTGCTCAACCAAGTCGTTATGATCCCAGAGCTCTTCTTGGTGAGCTGCAGATCTGGACACTTGAGAACATGGTAGAGCAACAAAGGTGGAGCAAGAAGTACAATATTAAGAACCCACCGAATTACATTCCAGGTCCACATTCTGTTCACAGGGATAGGATCATGACGCAACTTTACAACAGCGTGTGTTCATATGAGTTGTTTAGTGAAAACTTCGAGATTGATTTGAGCAAGAAGCTGAAGCTGTTTGATTCCAAACCCCGTTGGATGTACAACATGCAATCCTACATCGTTGTGAAATCACTTGTATCTTTAGATGTATATAAAAAGGCTGGCATTGTGCGCAGACCGAAACAGCAAGTAGGCTGGGAATTGAAGAAGTGGAAGGCATGGGAGGATAAGCGTCGTGAGGCAGAGGATATACGATGCCGTGTCCACAAACACGAGCATGCCTTATTTGTACGTTGGCCAAACTGTTATTAGCCTTCAACCTTGATGAATGTTCCTTATTTTGGAATTTTTTACAAACCTCTAACTTGCCACTTTGTAGGGAAATGCAGAAAAAATGGGTAAAATGTATCAGTCTTTGCAGGATAAGCCACATGATGTAGCAGAACGTCTACGCGCAGAACTCAATCAGGTGTTGCAGGACATGCCGGATAATCCAAGTCAGGTGATTCTCTACAGAAATGGTAGAATCGAGGGTACCACACTTTTCACATTTTAATTAAAAAGATCCATAATTATCTGACGGCAAAGGCGTAACAAGATTTTTTTTTCCTTGAGAAAACGCAAAGCTTGCATCTTGATGCCTTGAcagaaaaaatatagttacaaggCCTAAGACTAGGCCAAACAACTGACCACTGAAGACAAGACCACAACTAACAACCACCGGACATACATTACAACCAACGCCACGAAACTATTTTAAGTGTGTTGTAACTAGTGCGTTAACAAGTGTTTTGCAATTTTCCAATAGCCAAAGTCCCCCCGGAGGCTTAATTGGGTGGAGCAGAAGCAGGACTATGAGAAGTTGATGGCCCGTTCAGTGAAACTGAAAGAAAGGGCTCAGGTACAGTTTGCTTGCATTTGTTGATTTGCTAGCAAACATTATTTACTACTGTTGTTGAAGTATGTCTAATTTGACAAACTTGACCTTCCTATAGGTCATGAAGCAGGCACATGATAACATCTTGAGCATCATTGCAAGTTTTAAGTCGGATAAGGTGAACTTTTGCGGGTTTAAACTTTTAAATTATCCATGTTTTCTGCaacaaagtggtcggacccttccccggaccctgcgcaagcgggagctacatgcaccgggctgccccaTGTTTTCTGCAACAACCTGCCAGCTTGTTACTCGCTTCTTTTTTGGCTACTTGTCCCATTTGCCATAATAATGAAGCCAATTAACTTATTTTCAGAAATAAGCAGCTTAACTGGGTTCTCTATTCATATAAATGAATGACTTGCATGTTCTCTAAAGAAATAAATGAATGTCTTGCCCACTAAACTATGACTATTCCCACACCAAACGTAATCTTATACAACTGCTTGTATGTTTTACTTTTTGACAGCTGTGCAACTTTGTTTAATTGAAGTTCTCTACTTATTCAACTCACCGTGCACTTAATCTAGCGGTTCACATATTTTACATCGTATGGAAATTAATTTATTCACTACGGTTTAAATACATGCAGTCAAAAAACTTCATGTCATCCCTTTTATTTTAAAGAGTATATCCAGCATCCTAAAAAAGTTATATTCTCTTATTTAATATTGCAAACCCAACATGCCTTGTCTAGTACtcactccattcctaaatatatgacgttttggtaGTTCAAATTGAACTACTACCAAAATGtcatatatttagaaacggagggagtagttgcctAGTTCTGCAAATTTCATGTTCTTGCATGCATTTCCAGTTTCATGTTTGCTGGAGTACTTTGTACATGATGAGCAATGAGCATAGTCGTGCTAACTAAGCATTGGAATTTTTTTTCCGATTGTGCATCAGTAACTATAATGGATCATCATAAGCATGGAGTGAGTAGCCAAGAAGATCATTGAGACTGTCCGTTACAAAATTTTACTTTCATCTGTATTGTTCTGGTTTTGAACTTCTCATCCTGAAATTTAGCAACAATGTGCCCCTTGTTTACTGTTAGAGAAGAACTATGAGGATATACGATAGTATGTCTCTTCTTTTATTGGAATTCTAAATGTTTCGTGTTAGCACATGGGATGAAGTAGCGAACAGTTTCTTGTATTTGATATCCTGATCCATATTCACTTTTGGCAGGGTAAATCAGCTGctggcgcttcttcttcttccatcgccCGTCTTGACTAGAAGAAGGAAGAAGACAACATTTAAAACTGCACTTAGCTATCTGGAGCACTTCTTGTTATATTGTCTCTATTTCATCCTGAGAGATTCTGtaacctctgccaaggaggctctTGTCCCCTTCGATTGGATGTGCGCAGCAGTTGTTCGTAGTCGGATTTAGCCTCTCGCTCCGTCAGTTGCTTGTTGTCATTACATTGCACTTTCAGGTTTCTAGTTTCTATAAATGTTGAGCGCAAATTGCCGCTTGGCCGAGAGATCCAACAGGAACGATGGTCTTGCCTTAAACAGGAATAATGATGTAGTAGTAATTTGCAATGTCTTAAATACTTGGGATTAAGTGTCAGACTTCATGCTGGCTCTCTGCGCTGTAGTTCTCTTATTAGTTCTCACGATATGCATCTGATGTTGTGGACTAATCTGCCAAATTGTCTCCAACCAAAGTGTGTTTTCGAATGCAAAATGGGCTATGCTTGTGCATTAGTGTCGTCTGAGGGAGTAGAGGGCGAAAACATTCTGGAACGTCTGAAGGCTAGAAATGCGCCAACCTGGAACGAACACGTATTTTGCCAagctttttctttcttttgggccGAGAATGCCAAGTTACCGAGTTGAATGGTATTTCCCTTTTGTATGTACTGGGTAAGCTTCCCCTGGCGAGTAATCTGTTTGACCCTTGATTTATGTTTCAGAAGTGTACTTTTTAACTTGTCATTGCTGGCATTGCTTCACAGAAGAAGGGTACTTCAATTTCAAAAGCTGGCATTGCTTCACAGAATCACAGTGGCGAAGATGATACAAACCTGGGACTTGAGAACTTATCATGGCATTCTTCTTAGGTCGCTTAGGCCTTGTTTGGTTGCTGGGGAAGATGTACTCGGGGTAGAGCTGATTCCTGACAAAATGGAAACCCCAGGGAAATTTGGCATCGCCATTTGGGAGTAGAGGAGAGAGGAGCCAAGGAGGGGGTCGACCGGTCGAGGTGAGCGGCGTAAGCGAAGGGAAAATCCAACGATAACGGCGGCGGGGTTTGTGACCAGAGGCACAGCGAGAGAAACGGGGGAACTTCTCCCACACGTCATGACTAGTGTTTTTTCTTCCCTGGGATTCGGCTGGGGAGGGCCTAGATTTCCTTATCTTGGGTCTGAACTGCAGAATTCCCTGGGAGAGTTTAACGCGTGCCTTTCTGTCCCTGGTAGGCCTAATTTGGTTGGAAGTGTAAAGTACCCCAGGGCACTAATCCCCCTTGGGGGATTTCCATGATCATTGGGAATCCCCTCCCACCACGCGGAGAACACGACCTCAATTTGGATGAaagggggggaggggagggaggggcgggggcAAGGGTTTGTCAGGCGGGAAAGAACGGAGGCGGAGCTAGAAGGTCGCGAGGGAGAGCGAGCGAACTAATCGAGGGATTTCTCCCCGACCTATCGACATAGGGAGATCTAACCGGGGATGGGCCGGGGAAAGCCCAGGGATCTTCCTCCCTCGCGTGCTACCAAATAGGGCAGTTTGATTGATCAGGGCCAACAAAGCCCGTGGTTTATCAACCCAGGAAAAAGGCAGGGATCCCCCAGGGATCTCGTACAACCAAATGGGGCCGCGGGGATCCCCCGAGTTTTCCCTGTGCACCAAATGAGCCCTTAGACTCTTCCTACGGTCCAGCTATTGCGTCTTTTTAGTCCCGAGTGATTGCTAGCTTTTCCAGCCAGTAAGCCGGTGGTTTTATGTATCTCAcatctactccatccgttcctaaatataagtctttttagagatttcaataagggactacatacggatgtatatagacatattttggagtatagattcactcattttgctccgtatgtagtcacttattataatctctaaaaagacttacatttaggaacggaaggagtatctGCTGTTATGTTTGAATGTTCGAACCGACTATTGCCACTACGAACATCTGCTGAAGTTTCAGAGAACATCTCGTCATGCAAAACCAACTTTGTGCATGAATTACAATTACGTCCTATACTAATGTTATGTAAGTTTCCAATTTGAGAAACAGTGTCtttttttctgaagaaattattcgACGCAATGGAAGCAATTATgtcatctttttttttttttgaacacagCAATTATGTCATCTTTGCATTATACCATTGTCATGGTCTTGATGAACCGGGCTGGGCCCTTTGCTTGGTGCTGGGCCGCGCTCGCTTCCGCTTTGCTGAGTGACCGCCCGGCCCGACCGCGCGGCAGTCGTGCGCGAACCGCGATTCCTCAAAATCCCCAGTCTCCATTTCCCCGCTCTAACCCTAGACACAGACCGCCCGTGCGGTGCGGTGCGGCTGCGGTTGCGGCGGGAGACGAGCCTCCGCCGGCGAAGCGAGGCCGCGCGACTCGCGTGCtcgagggaggggaggggaggcgaggTGGTCTTTGGGTTCTCGGCGGCGTGCAGGTCGACGCGGTGGCGGTAAGCTCGGGCCTCCTTCTTTTTTCTGCCCCCACATCCACACGGCTGCGCAGAGGTAGAGATTTCATTAGAGAGCCTGCACCTGCAAGAACTCCCGTCTAGAAAACATGTCTCGGAATCAACTGGTTCACGGTACCGTTATGGTACTGTCCGCTTAGACATCTGCACATTACCGTAGTCATTGAATCTTACAAATGGTGCAGAAATTGCTGTCCACCGTAGCCACTGAAACCTATAAACGGAGCAGAAATTGCTGGCCACAGCCGGAGCTCTTTGTCGCTCATGCAGTGTTGGCTCGTTGATCCGGATTCGTACGGTCTTTCCCAATGCCAAATGCGCCGTTTGCTTGTTCTGCTCAATGTTTCAGCGAAAACTATTTTCTAAGTTGTGTGGCTGTTGCACTTATGCACACATTCTGCTGTGCAGAGAGTCATTCAGCGCATGTTGTGGTGGTGTAGTACTCACTTTGTATTTCATCTGCATCTTTATATGTGCACTTGACCATGCCTTCAATTAGTTTTAAACTAGCTTGATTTTTCAACATTTTAGGCATTATATGTATATTGATTCGCTTATGATTATATTTAGTCAAGGGCCACACAAGGCTCCATATTTGCTATAGGTCCGCTACTTAATTCCTTATTTACCCATTCTCAGTAGATAAACTTAAACATCTGTTAAACTTTACCTGGACTTCATTTCACTTGCCAGCATATTACTCTTTGTTTAATCATAATCTTTACACAGTTTGGCCTTTTGCTTTTTTTAATGTGTGTGTTTGCAGAAGGATTCGGTACCTAGGTTTCCCCCGGAGCCTAGATTTTGCTTACTATGGCTTCTGAGGAAATCAAATCAAAGAAGCAAAGAAATGATGACTGCATTATAAACAGTCTCCCAGGGGACCTCATTGAGCGGATATTTTTGAGGCTTCCAGTCAGCACTTTGTTGAGGGGCGTCAGTGTCTGCAAGCACTGGCACAACTTCATCCGTGATCCACAGTTTGTCGTATCACACCTTCAGTGTGCGCCCCGAGATGTCCTTCTGTTCTTCCAGCAAGAGTCGGTCTCAGGCGAGCCCTACCCTAGTGATGCTATCCTAATTGACGAAGCCTGGTCGCCATCGACACGCGCAGTGCCAGTGATTGGGCCTGATGATTTCCTTTTTGGTTCATGCAATGGACTCCTTGGCTTATACACAAAGACATCAACTATCAAGATAGCTAACCTTGCAACTGGTGAATGTCTACATCTTGAGAAACCTGCGAAGAATGTGAAGGGTGATCACTTCTCTTTCTACAGCTTTGGATTTCATCCCGTGACAAAAGAATACAAGATTACACACTTCCTTGGTGATTGTGTTGAGGGTCGCCCCCGTAATAAAGACAGCTTCAGTGTCATTCAAGTTTACACGCTTGGTGATGAGAAATGGAAAGATATCCGTACTCCAGAAGCTCTTAGCTTGATCGCTGTAAGAAACTCTGGAGTTGTCAATGTTGATGGCAAAATTTATTGGTTGACTGAAGAAATGTTAGCTAGCTGGCAGCATGCGGTTATGTCCTTTGATCTCAGGGAAGAAAGTTTTGCAATAATTCAACTGCCAGCAGCACGTGAAGATCATGATTATTATGGTCCTCGTAAGTTCTGGATCAGAGATATAGATGGGAAAATATGTATAGTAACTGCTCAAACAGGTCGTTATGCTCCCAGAGCTCTTGCTGGTGAGCTGCAGATCTGGACACTCGACAACACGGTAGAGCAACAAAGGTGGAGCCAGAAGTACAATATTAAGAACCCACCAAATTACATTTCAGGTCCACATTTTGTTCACAGGGATAGGATCCTCGCACAGCTTTGCAGCGATAACGTATATGCGTATGAGTTGTTCGGCGAGAACTTTGATGTTAACCTGTGTAAGGGGGTAAACCTGTTAGATTTCAGCCCCCGCAAGCCGTACAACATGCAATCCTACATATGTGTGAAGTCACTTGTACGTTTAGATGTATACAAGAAGGCTGGCATTGTACATAGACCAAAACAGCGTGAAGGCTGGCAATTGAAGAAGTGGGAGACATGGAAGCGTAGGCTTAGCAAGTTAGTGGATATGCAGTGCCAGATGCACAAATTTGAGCACAACTTACTTGTATGTTTGCCAGACTGTTATTATTAGGCCTTGATGAATATTAATTATCATTTTAAGATTTGACAAACTGCTAGTTTGCCATTTTGTAGGAAATCGCAGAAACAATGGGGGGAAGGTGCCAGTTTTTG comes from Triticum aestivum cultivar Chinese Spring chromosome 5B, IWGSC CS RefSeq v2.1, whole genome shotgun sequence and encodes:
- the LOC123112314 gene encoding F-box protein CPR1, producing the protein MVAEEPEAKKQINEECIINRLPGDLIERIFFRLPVSTLLTCRGVCKQWQNFIRDPQFAASHLRLAPSYALLFFPQGLVSGELYPSDAILIDEAWSPSTYAVPVIGPDDFLFGSCNGLLGSYTKTSTIKIANLATGEYLHLEKPSKNVKGDHYCFYSFGFHPVTKEYKITHFLGDCIDGRPHNKDRFNIIQVYTLGDEKWKDIRTPEPLSLISVRNSGVVNVDGRMYWLTEDMLVSWQHAVISFDLREESFAMIQLPAEREDEDRYGPRKFWIREMHGKICIVTAQPSRYDPRALLGELQIWTLENMVEQQRWSKKYNIKNPPNYIPGPHSVHRDRIMTQLYNSVCSYELFSENFEIDLSKKLKLFDSKPRWMYNMQSYIVVKSLVSLDVYKKAGIVRRPKQQVGWELKKWKAWEDKRREAEDIRCRVHKHEHALFGNAEKMGKMYQSLQDKPHDVAERLRAELNQVLQDMPDNPSQPKSPRRLNWVEQKQDYEKLMARSVKLKERAQVMKQAHDNILSIIASFKSDKGKSAAGASSSSIARLD